DNA from Brassica napus cultivar Da-Ae chromosome C4, Da-Ae, whole genome shotgun sequence:
GTGAATTTGGCAGGGCTTTGCCATCAATTTTCTCTCCCTCTCCTCTCTAGATCGTGGCCACAACATTTAAGTGAAATATCTTAGGTTGCAGATCATCCAAAATGACTAAAATGCCCTTCTTTAGGgtttttcttttgactcaaAATATGGGTTTGGGGGTTTGAATGGGTTTGGGCCATGACAGAAATACCTTCTTAGGTCTACCACACTTCTTAGTTGTAGAAGCATTTGCATCAGTAGTGGTAATCTGAGCAGCAATATCCAGATAAGATACACTTATCCTAAGTATTTGTCTATAAAGAGAAGGAAGTTATAGAGAAATATCTTAttaggtctaccacgtttctTAGTTGTATAAGCATTTGCAGCAGTAGTGGCAACCTGAGCACCAGTATCCAGATAAGATACACTTATTGTAAGTTTTTGTCTATAAAGAGAAATACCTTCTTAGGTTTACCGCGTTTCTTAACTGTAGACATTTGCAGCTgtagtgatatatatatatatatatatatatatatatatatatgttgtacatacatataaataaaatttggcATATGTATTTTATAACATCACTATTTCGTAATTATACAataattgattaatatataaattctgattaatatttatattaaaaataatcagaattaatatttttttaaatatatattgttaatatttaataaataacagCTGAACTCTTATGaatacaatataaaattttacagtTACAACACAAAATCCAAAAGCAGAATTTCTAAAGCAAAATTATAAAGCTACATCATAAAATCTTACAGCATAATTCtacagtaaaaaaatataaagctacaGCCGTAACCAATTATACCCAGATATGTTATTTAGATACTCAGGTATGCAATTTATTTTATgatgtcaattaatttatattctAAGTTTGAATTTCCCCATATTGTGTTTTGCATCAGGTCACATAATCTTTTTTTCACTGTCAGCTGGGCACTTAAAGAAGATAAGCATTACACACTTGATGGAGGATTAAAGAACAGAATCCGGGTCACTAATTGTGAAGAACTTACCAAACATCTGGTAAGTTTTTAATTTGAGtaaacaaaataatgttttttctcATGTTTAATATTGATTTACAGACTTTGTCCGGCCTTGAAGAAGAAATCACGTTTATtttacaatcattttttttttttgctataatcTTTAGCTTTCATGGAAACCTTTCAGGATAAATCTGTTCGGTTGTGCAGTAGTAAAACCGGTGTATGCCTTGTCAAATGAGGCCAAAGCTCACATTCACTTCTTTCAAGGGTAAGTAattatcaacttttttttttccagttttaGTTTTGCGaaacttatgtgtttcaaggatttttttgtctttttatcatTCAGACAGATATTTCGCGTTCAGCTCTGGTGCAGAAAAATGTGTGAGAGTGATGGTGCAGAAAAATGTGTGAGAGTGATGTAGCTacaaggtaaaaaaaaacaatattttatttggttAACCATAGTTTGTTTTGACATGTGTGTTAACttggtttaatatttattatttgtaaggGGATTATGAAACTAATCAGTGGACTGACAAAAATTACGAGACCAGAGAGGGAAAACAGTATGGTAAACCAATTAAACTTGAAAGGACAACGTTTCGTAGCATTGACTGTGTCCGCTGTTTGGATAAGTGAGTGTTGTCACAGGTTAGTGGTTAAGGATacaaattttagtatatatatgttgaatTTTATACCATAACTTTAAATGTTTAATCTACATTTGTTATGCAGATTGGTGTGACCAGATTGATTCAGTGGAAAGTTGATGGGCTTTTTAGGATATGAAGAAACCCATAATGCTTTTCCCTATTGGAGATAGTGGACTTGGAATTTTGGAACTACCAGTATATATAGAAGAGTTGCAGTGGGTAAGAAAAAATTTTTACCATGTATAcgttgtattttattattttctaattatttactATTACATTAGGGAGCCGAAAGGGAGATATTTACGTCTTTCATGTTAATTCTGATAATTCAGTTCAACTAGTTGCCATATCAGTACATCTAATAAACCTTACTTTTTCTGTTTAATttacttctttcttttttttagaattaacataatttgatttttgtaaataattcaTCAGATCATGATTCAGATAACCCGATCAGACATACTGCCATTAGTGGCACTGGAAagtataaataaacataattgagttttgttgtttaaaaattcaGGGATATTACAAATTTTGACAATTTCattaaccaagaaaaaaaacacaaattcatTAACTACCCAAAACCACTTTCTCTCTCGtactttctcttcctatctctctctactttctcTCTAGTCTCTACAAATCTAATTtccatttttgttttggttatttggcaaataagcTATTTATTTGTGGCATTTTGCTGAATAATCATAACAGGCCAAAAAATGAAGCTTATAGCCATCGAACAATGAACGCCTGGGGATGGGACATTTACGCACCCATTTTTCCCTTTCGCTCCCTGGGCGCGCGTGACGCgtgagaaaagaagaagaaggattaTCCCATGTGGTCTATTCTTTTATACCAAACCTATGTAATATTATTAGGCCGTCTAATCTGTAACCTAACACAAAGCACCCCTAATTTGAAATTAACAAATGCCTGCCCGGTGATTTACTTCTTGCATTTATTGATTTCCACCCATTAATAGCAATTTTACTATACTCCTGAAGGTAAAAATAGAGAGGAAAAAACAGAAGAATGTCTGAAGAAGACGACAACAGCGCAGTTAAAGCTCATCCTCCAACCGAACATGTACTTTTCTGCTCATTAAAGATACTTTATCCCCATCAATGTTCGAAAGTGTGTACGTGAGTAGCAATATGGACCAACGTAGTCTATAAATGGAGACCTCATAGTATTGTACACATAATTTTCTATCCAATTTTATAGTACGGATctatgtaaatttaaaaatagattcATTGTTTAGTAAAAATACAGATTGGTGACTAATGGGAGGGTTGTTATACCAGAGTAAATGTCCTTTTACAGAGTAGTATAAGGAAAAAGTTAGGGGAGATGACAAATATGAAGTTATGAGGAAATGTTTAAATGGCGTTTACAGATTAAAGTAAAGATGGTGCTTTGACATAATGGGTTTATGTAGATTACTAATGGGAAGCAAATTATGCGTGTGGGTGCAGATGACAGACCAGGACACCGTTATGATACTGACTGGAAACTGGGTCAGAGAAGATGATGGAAAATGGGTGTTTGATTCGCTAAACGAAGAAGGCACAGAGTTCTTTACCCTCAAAGCTGGTCTCGAATACGACGAACTCGTTGACCTCGTGAAACAGAGCCTAGCTATTGCCTCCAGAAAtgttaaactaaaaatatcatATCAATATTCTTCGTGGATGCTGATTGACGATGGAGATGGGTCAACACCCCAGTTCATCTCCGAAAACCATGAGGTGGAGGTGTTTGTTCAAATGAGGCGAAAAATAGAGGAGGTCAACCTCTGTGTCACCATCTCCCAGTGCAGTGATGGAGTAACCACTGGTAACAGTAAACCACATTTTGCAAATGTCACTGATCAGAACGTATGTAATACCCCGAGGATGATACCTCGAACACTGATGCAACAACGGAGGATGAGTGGATGGAGTTTGCGATCTCTAACACTCCGTTGACATGTCCCCCCATACGCAATACAGTTGGTGGGAGCTTTGGCGTGCCAGTTAGCGATATTATACCATACAGGCGCAATGGTATAGATATAAGGGAGAACCAACCTATCGTTCGACTTCGCAGCCCAACAACTTCGGAAGCGAATCATTGGAAGGGGAAGGCCGTCGTAGTGGAAGTCGAGAATGGAAGCAAAGCAGATGATTATGTTTACCAGAGAGCTTATGCAGACATGAACACACCACAGAGGAAGGCGAAACCAGTAGACCAGTAAAACGCCGGTTGTTTTACACTGACGGGAATGCGGCGGACTCTGAATTGGATGTTGGACCAACACAACGGGCAGCTGTAAACTCTCCCAAGCTGGTACATGAAACATTGGCAGTTGGAGGAGAATCTTCGACAGGGCTAACACAATGGCCACAGTTCCAAGATGCACTGCACCAATTTCTGGATGACGAGTCGTCACAAAATGTACTATTTAACCGTGATGCGCTGCCGGTTGTTGACAGTGTTGAAAAAGATGGTACTTCATTTACGAAACTATACTAGTTTAAGTTATAGtatagaaataaaattgaaaatatttgccATGACGAAAATACCCATTTCCTGCAGGCATAGAGGCTGCACTGGAGGCAGTCCCGTATGAAGGAGACAATCTATTTGTGGGGCAGGTATTCAAGTCGAAAAGTGATTGCAAGATAAAAATTGCAATTCATGCAATCAATAGGAAGTTTCATTTCAAGACAAAGAGTTCAACACCAAACTTCATGGTCTAATATGCGTGGGGATTGACTGTCCCTGGAGAGTATACGCTGCATGTGTAGATGGAACATGCAATTTCCAGATCCGCCAAGCAACTCTTACGCACTGTTGTACCCTTGATGCCCGCAGCAACTTCCATAAATTGGCTACAACACAAGTAATTGGGGAGCTTATACAATCACGTTTTATTGCCATCAAGATAGGACCCACCCCCACAACAATTCGAAAGATGCTCCTTGACGACTTCCATGTCAATGTCTCCTATTGGAAATCCTGGAGGGGCCGAGAGGTGGCAAGGGAATTGGCGTTAGGTTCTATGGCGGGAAGTTACGCACTTAAGCCCGCGTATATGGGACTACTCCAAACCACCAACCCCGATTCCATCTGCTACCTGCACAAAGAAGAGAATATAGAAGGGAAGATGGTGTTTAAATATGCATTCATTGCGTTTGCGGCTTCGATCAAAGGGTACCGGTACATGCGAAAAGTGATTGTCATCGATAGGACAAGTTTGAAAGGCAAATATGGCGGATGTTTGCTCTCAGTGTCTGCGCAAGAtggaaattttcaaatattccCTTTAGCATTCTGTATCGTTGACAGTGAGAACGATGACGCTTGGGAGTGGTTTTTAACGGAGATGAAAACTTTTGTCTCTGATGAAGAATACCTTGTCTTCGTGTCCGACAGACATTCTAGCATTTACAATGCAATTGAAAAGGTTCGTCCCACAAATGGACTATTTGGTAAACTACATAGTCGTGCCTAACAACACACCTACATTTTCCATTTGAGTGTACCCTCATGCTCAACATGCCGCGTGCACTGTCCATCTCTGGAGGAACATTAAGTCAAGATTCAAATCAAAGCGAATGGCTTCCTTAATGGGTGCATCAGCACGCGCATATACGGTGGCAAAGTTCAATAAGAAGTTCTTGGATATACAACGTGTAAGCCAAGGGTGTGCCAGCTATTTAGTTGACATAGGTATCCATCTAACTTAACCTATACT
Protein-coding regions in this window:
- the LOC106393415 gene encoding uncharacterized protein LOC106393415: MGLCRLLMGSKLCVWVQMTDQDTVMILTGNWVREDDGKWVFDSLNEEGTEFFTLKAGLEYDELVDLVKQSLAIASRNVKLKISYQYSSWMLIDDGDGSTPQFISENHEVEVFVQMRRKIEEVNLCVTISQCSDGVTTGNSKPHFANVTDQNVFGGSFGVPVSDIIPYRRNGIDIRENQPIVRLRSPTTSEANHWKGKAVVVEVENGSKADDYVYQRAYADMNTPQRKAKPVDHVEKDGIEAALEAVPYEGDNLFVGQEVSFQDKEFNTKLHGLICVGIDCPWRVYAACVDGTCNFQIRQATLTHCCTLDARSNFHKLATTQVIGELIQSRFIAIKIGPTPTTIRKMLLDDFHVNVSYWKSWRGREVARELALGSMAGSYALKPAYMGLLQTTNPDSICYLHKEENIEGKMVFKYAFIAFAASIKGYRYMRKVIVIDRTSLKGKYGGCLLSVSAQDGNFQIFPLAFCIVDSENDDAWEWFLTEMKTFVSDEEYLVFVSDRHSSIYNAIEKVRPTNGLFGKLHSRA